TTATTATCAAAAGGAGAGTCTTTGATTAATATTCATTTCCCACCAAATCAACAGGCACTTATTGAGTCAAAAAAACGTTTGGTTTTTGATGAGTTGTTCCTATTGCAAATAAAGTTTCTACTTAGAAAAAGAAAGACGAAAAAAAATGTAAGTGTCCAACAATTAACTCAAAAGAAATCTTTACTAAAAGAATTTTTAAATAGTTTTCCTTTTGAATTAACAAAATCTCAAGTAAATGTTTTAAATGAAATTAAGAAAGATTTATCTAATCCCGTTCCAATGTCTAGATTGCTTCAGGGAGATGTAGGAAGTGGTAAAACTATAATTGCAATAGCATCTCTTTTAATTGTTATTGAAAAAAACCTGCAAGGTGCATTTATGGTCCCAACTGAGGTATTAGCAGAACAACATTATAAAAATTTATTAAAATATTTGAATCCCCTTTTGGTTTCTGTTGAACTTCTTACTGGGAATACTCCCCAAAAAAAGAGAAAAGAAATTCTCTCGAATTTGAACAATGGATTAGTTGATATTCTCGTAGGTACTCATGCATTATTTGAGGATAAAGTCATCTTTAATTCATTAGGGATGGTCGTAATTGATGAACAACATAGGTTTGGAGTTACTCAAAGAAATAGATTACTTAATAAAGGAGAAAATACTAACTTGTTATCAATGACAGCAACACCAATTCCAAGAACTCTTGCTCTTTCAATTTATGGAGATTTAGATGTAAGTCAAATTACAGAACTCCCTCCTGGGAGAGTTCCTATAACTACAAAAATAATTTCAGAAGATGATTTAACTACCTTATTCAAGATTGTTGAAGATGAGATAACTAAGGGAAGGCAAGCTTATGTGATTTTGCCACTTATAGAAGATTCAGAAAAAATGAATTTAAGTTCTGCAAAGAAAACATTCAAATATTTATCAGAAAAGGTATTTTTAAAGAACAAAGTTGGATTATTACATGGCAAATTAACTTCAGAAGAAAAGAACGCAGTGATTAATTCTTTTTTAAAAAATGAAATTAATATATTAGTTTCAACTACTGTAATTGAGGTTGGAATTGATGTACCTAATGCCACTATTATGATTATTTATAATTCGGAAAGATTTGGATTGTCTCAGTTACATCAATTAAGAGGGAGAGTTGGTAGGGGATCAACTAAATCTTTTTGTTATCTAGTAACCTCTAATAAAAATGGATTAGAAAATAAGCGACTATGTGTTTTGCAAAAATCTAATGATGGGTTTTATATTGCCGAAAAAGACTTAGAGCTTAGAGGTCCAGGCCAGATTTTAGGATATAGGCAATCTGGATTGCCTGATTTTGTATTGGACAATTTACCAAACAATAAATTTCTAATTGAAAAGGCTCGAGAAGAGGCTATTAAGATTGTTAGTAATGATCCCTTTCTAGAAGAAAATATAGTTTTAAGGAATATACTAATTGATAATTCTGAAAATAAATTTATTCATGATTTCTTAAATTAAAAACTATTATTGTTATTTTTTAAATATATGCAAGTATAAAATCAACTGCAAATTTTAATTGAAGATTTGGAATGAAATACCAATTAAAGAGAATGGAGATAAATTAATTGCTATACCAAGCTACTTAAACTTTTTTGATCCGCACCCTTACTCTCATTTGGGAGCACCTTATAAAGATAAAACTTCTATTTGGAAATTAAGAAAGGAGGTTGTAAATAGATTAGTAAAAGTAAATGATTATTTGAAATTAAAGACTAGTTTTTACCTTTTAATTTATGACAGTTGGCGACCTTTAGAAGTACAAGAATTTATGTTTAAAAGATCATTTTTATTAGAGTGCAAAAAATTAGATATTGATGCTTCCATAAAAAATATGAAATCTTATCCATCTATTTTAAAGAAAGTTGAAAAATTTTGGGCATATCCTTCCTGCGACCCTATGTGTCCTCCACCTCATTCAACTGGTGGAGCACTGGATGTCTGTTTGTCTGATAAATTTGGAAATCCTGTTGAGATGGGAAGCAAAGTTGATCAAATGGATTTAACTTCAAATCCTTATTTCTATGAAAACAAAAAAAATGAAAAAGCAGTTATTTGGAATGCTAGAAGAAATTTATTGAGGGAAATTATGACTAAATTTGGGTTTGCACAACATCCAAATGAATGGTGGCATTTTAGTTATGGTGACCAATTATGGGCTTGGAAAAATAAAAAAGCAAATGCTATTTATGGGAAAATTTAAATTCTAATTAATTTTATTTAGTAAATTCAAAATAGAATTTTCATCTTGCGTATTTATAAAATCGCCGAAATCTAAATCTAAACTACTTTTCCAATGATTAAATAGTGGTTGAAGAGTTTTTTCTAAATCGTTTAGTTCCATTCTTTGTAAGTATGGTTTAGCCAATCTTTGTAGATTTTTACTTCCCCCCAACCATAATTGGTATTTGTTTTGTCCACTTCCTACAAGTGCTAATTCCGCCATGTAAGGCCTTGTACATCCATTTGGACACCCTGTCATTCTAAATAATATTGTCTTTTCTATTTTTAGATCTACTAGTAATTTTTCAATCCTTTTGAGGACATCAGGTAAAATTCTTTCTGCCTCAGTCATCGCAAGACCACAAAGTGGTAAAGCTGGACATGCCAACGCATGTCTTTGTATTTCATTAATTTTATCTAAATTGTTGTATCCAATTTTTGATAGAATTTTTTTGATTTCACTTTTGTTTTTATTAGGAATATTACAAAGTAAAATATCTTGATTAGGAGTAAGTCTTAAATCAAGATTATATTTTTTTACGATAGTAGTAATGGTATTTTTTTTCTCTCCTGATAATCTCCCTGATAGTAAAGGTAACCCTACGAAATAAGAGCTTTTATTTTGTTTGTGCCAACCTAGATAATCAACAAGGATTTGATTCGGTTCTTTTCTGATTTTTTTTATTTCTTTTTTAAAGTACTTTTCTATGAGTAACTTTTTAAACCATTTAATACCTTTTCTATGAAGAAGGTATTTCATTCTAGAATTTTTTCTTGATTTTCTGTCACCATAATCTCTTTGAATAGCAACAATACTTTGTATTAATTCATAAATATCTTGTTCTTTAACATATCCCAGCGGATCTGCAATTCTTGCGAAAGTTTCTTCATTATTATGTGTGCGACCCATGCCACCGCCAACATAGAAGTTGCAACCCTCTAAGTTTCCATCTTTTGAAGTAAAGGCAACTATTCCGATGTCATTAGTAAGAAGATCAACTGAATTATCTCCAGGGACTGTAACAGCGCATTTGAATTTTCTTGGTAAATAAGTTGAACCATATAGAGGCTCATCTTTTATTCCACTAAAAACATTATCTTTAAATTGAAGCCTCCTAATGGCTTCAATTTCTTTGTCAGGCTTTATTGTGTATTCTAAATCCCCATCAGCCCAAAGCTCTAAAAAAGTACCTTGTCCAGCTAATGGTGTGAGAAGGTCTGCAACTTTTTTAGCCAATGCTCTTGCAATAATGTAATCCGGCGAATCAAATGGAGCCGCTGGAGCCATTACATTTCTATTTATGTCCCCACATGCAGCTAATGTTGAGCCCATTGAATTTATAATTGTTTGAATTACTTCTTTTAAATTCTCCTTTCTAATTCCATGCATTTGAAAGGCTTGCCTTGTTGTTGCCCTAAGTGATCCATTACCCAGTTTGTCAGATAATTCATCTAATGCTAAAAATAATTTCCCAGGGATCTCCCCTCCTGGACTTCTCAACCTAAGCATCATTTGCCAATCTTTACTTTTGCCAGGCTTTCTATTCTCCCTGTTATCTTGTTGATAGCTACCATGGAATTTCAATAACTGAACTGCATCATTAGTAAAATGATCGTTCTTGTTAACTAATTCCGTAGCAAGTGGTTCCTTAAGAAATTTGCTGCTTTCTTTGAATTTTTCAAATTTAGAAACTTCTAATCCATTTGCCAAGCAAACAGTTTCTTCTTTAGTAGAATTTTTTTTCTTTTTTACTTTCTCAACCTTGATCAAAGGACCAAAACATATCTCTTTTTATACATTAGCGAAAAGCTTATTTAACCGGTAGTAAATTATAGTAATAGAAATCATATTTTTTTCTTGTCTAAATATTTACTTGAGATAGGAACCGAAGAGTTGCCCGCTAAATTTTCTCATTCTGTTCTTGATCAATTTAAATCTCTAATAGAATTTGAATTGGATAAAAAGCTTATTAAATACAACAATGTTGTTGTTTCCTCTACACCAAGGAGGATAGTTCTACTTATAGAAGGCTTAATCGATTACGCTGAAGACAAAACGATAGTGAGAAAAGGACCTAAAGCAGATTCAGCTTTTTTTAACGGATCTCCTACTAATGCAGCTTTAGGTTTTGCTAATAGTTTAGGTATAGAAGTAGGTGAGCTAGAAATAAAAAATACGGAAAAGGGTGATTTTGTTTTTGGAATGAAAATTGAGAAGGGAGAATCAACAAGAACTTCGTTGTCTTCAATTATTCCTAAAGTAATTAAGAGTCTTCAAGGTCCTCGATTTATGAAATGGGGAGAGGGGAACATAAAATTTTCAAGACCTATTAGGTGGATTGCCTCTCTTTACAATGATGAAATTCTTGATTTTGTATTTGATGAATGTGATCCAAAGATTCAAATAAGTAATAAATCAAAAAGCCATAGACTAATAAATGAAGTTTTTGAAGTTAGAAACCCTTATAATTATTTTGAATTAATGAAACAATATAGGGTATTAGTTAAGCGAAACGAAAGGAAAGAAAAAATTTCAAGTCTTATAAATAATGAAGCTAAATTCCTAAATGTTAATCCTGACCTTTCTGAAGAATTGCTTAATGAACTAACTGATTTAGTTGAATGGCCAGAATTAATTGTTGGTAAGTTTAGTGAAGAATTTCTTGAGCTTCCTGTAGAAGTTCTGTCAACAGTTATGAAAAGTCATCAGAGATATGTGCCTCTTTTATTAAAAAATAATACTTTTTCCAAGCTAGATTTAAGCTCTGAAAAAAACATAAGTACAAATTTTTTCGTGATTTCAAATGGTCTTGAAGAATCAAATGATAATATTGCTAAGGGTAATGAGAAAGTATTAAGGGCAAGGTTTTCAGATGCAAAGTTTTTTGTGGCTAGTGATAAAAAGGTTTCTTCAATTGAAAGGAATGAAAAACTTAAATCTGTTTCTTATTTGAAAGGACTTGGCAATATTCTTCAGAGAGTAGAAAGAATAGTGGAAGTTACTAAAAAGATTCTTTTATTTTTAAATGATAAATCTTTAGAAGAGATCAAAATAATAGAAGCTGCCAAATACTGTAAAAACGACTTGTCTAGCGAAATTGTATACGAATTCCCAGAGTTGCAGGGAATAATGGGTGGTAAATATCTCAAAAATGAAGGATTTAATGATGATGTTTGTTTGGCTGTAGCTGAACATTATTTACCTTCTTTTTATAAAGATGCTTTGCCCTCTACAAAATACGGTGCAATAGTTTCCATAGCAGACAAGATTGAAACTTTAATAAGTATATTTATTTCTGGTAAGCGTCCAAGTGGATCATCTGATCCTTATGCTCTGAGAAGAAATTTAAATGGAGTCATTAAAATAATTTGGGATTACGAACTTTATTTGCCTTTAGATAATTTGTTTAACGAGCTTATTGAGTTTTGGGGAATCTCATTCCCGAACTTGAACTTCTCAAAAGAGGAAGTTTTAAATGATTTAAATGAATTTTTATTTCAAAGAATTGGCAGTCATCTCGAAGAATTATCTTTAAGTAAAGAATTAATAAAAGCCGTATGCTACTCGGGTGAATTTTCTAAAAAAAGAATATTGAATCTTGTTGATTTGAAAAATAGGATTAAAGCTCTTGTCATTTTTAAAGAAAAAGAAACTTTTGTTGAAATCCAGAGGGTAATTACTAGGGTAAGTAAATTATCGAATAGCAGTAATCTGCCATCAGATGTTTTCTCAATAGGAGACTATATAGACACTAAACTTTTTGAAAAAGATTGTGAATTAAAATTATTTGAATTTATTAGAGAATTAGAAAAACTTTTTTCGAAAGATTATTGCAATTATTTGAAACTTCTAAATTTGTTCGAGATTAATATAAATACTATTGAGGATTTTTTTGATAATGAAAAGGGTGTTCTGGTAATGTCAGAAGATACAAAAATAAGAAATAATAGACTTAACTTATTGAGTCTAATTAGAAATTATTCTCTAAAGATCGCTGACTTTACACTTTTGAACGTTTAACTTTAATACCCCCTTTAATTGAATAATTTTTAAGCATTTTTTCAACTTCTTTCTCTTCTCTTACTGCACTATCAACAGGTTTGTAATTTAATGGTGCAAGTGCCTTTCCTCTTAAAATTGATCCAAGAGTAAGCAAGGTAAGTTTAATTTGCTGTATTGGTTTCATTGCAACAACTTTTTTATATAAATAACTATCGAAAGTGAGTCTTTGAACGTCCATATCATCACACATTTCCACAAAAGCTTCTCTAGCAGAATCGTTCCTATAAAAAATATTTTGCAGAATTTCTAGTACCTTATATGTTGCTCCATACTTTTTATCCCATTTCTTTAAGTAATTTTTTAAATCATTTTCTGAGGGTATAATTTCTCCATTTTTTGAAGCTTCAACAATTTCTTCTGCACACATTCTTCCACTCTTTGCAGCAAAATATATTCCCTCTCCAGAACTCTTCGTAACATAACCAGCAGCATCTCCTACTAAAGCCATTCTCCCAACAACTCTTCGAGGCCTAGGATGCTCAGGAATAGGATGTGCCTCTACTTTTATAACCTCACCATTTACGAGTCTTTTTTTTGCCCTATTCCTTACTCCTTCTTGTAGACCCTTTATTAATGATTGATTCTCCTGCATTGTACCTGTTCCTACAGCAACATGATCATATTTAGGAAATACCCAACCATAAAAGTCAGGAGAAACGTCAGTTCCTACATACATTTCGGCAAGATCTTCATAGTAACTCATTTCTTCTTTGGGCAATTTAATTCTTTCCTGAAATGCTATAGCTACTTTGTAATCTCCTGCGTCCATCGCTTTTGCAACTCTACTATTGGCTCCGTCTGCCCCAATTAAAAGGTCGACTGTAAGTTCTTTCAGCTCTCCTTTTTTATCTCCAGAAGAATAGTCAGAATATATAAGTTTATATGGACCTTGGTTGTTATTGCCTGTATCAATTGAAGTAACTAATCCATTAATTAATGTAGCTCCTAGATCAGCGGCCCTGTTTCGCATGAAGGCATCCATTACTTCTCTTCTGCACATTCCTATAAATTCATTATCACTTTTGCCATAAACCTTATCTAAACTTATATCAACTTCTCTATTTGAAGGAGAGATCATTCGCATATGCCTTACTTTTCTATCGATAATTGATTCGGGCAAGTCAAATTCTTCTACCATGCATAGAGGTATAGCTCCACCACAAGGTTTGGCATTGTCTAATTTTCTTTCGAAAAGCCAAGTTTGTATTCCAGATTTGGCAAGTATTTCTGCAGCACATGAACCACTTGGACCTCCTCCAATAACAGCTACCCTCAACATACGAAAAAAATAATACTGTATATAAAAACTACATCTTTTTTGCTTATAAAAGTGCATTTCTTAAAAAAATAGTTAATATCGAAATATGTTTTCCAAATTCACCTCTTAATAATTGGAACAAAAAAAAGATTTAAATCAATTTGATATACCTTTCGCCAAAAGAACTTACTTAAATACTTCTAATTCAACATTATTAAAAAAATTTATTATATTTTCTCCATTTCTTTTTCTCCTTTTTTCCCTTACTTTATTGCGATTGATTAGAGACATAGAATTAGAACCTCTGATCAATCTCAATTTTAAGATTGAGAGAAATCACGAACATAGAATTTTGGGTCATCTACCCTATAAAGAAATTAGTAAAGATAAATTAGTTTTAATTGAGCCAAATATTGAAGTTCATGTTGACATGCGTGATTCTTTATTAAATATGAGAGAAGAAGCTAGAAAGAATGGGATATATTTGGTCTTCTTGAGTGGGTATAGATCAATAAATTTGCAAAACGATATTTTTTATTCTTTAAAATCTATTAGAAATCAAGAAGCGGCAGAAAGAGCTAGAGTTTCAGCCCCACCTGGATATTCTGAGCATAGTACTGGTTTTGCAATTGATATTGGTGATGCTACTCGAAGAGAAACAGACTTTGAGACTGAATTCGAAAATACTGATGCCTTTAGATGGTTAATCAAAAATGCAGCTAAGTACCACTTTAAGTTATCTTTTAACAAAAATAATCAATATATAGATTACGAACCTTGGCATTGGAGATATGAGGGCTCTATTGAAGCTTTAAAAGTTTTTGAAAGTTCAAATAGAAAATTATAAATTAAATTTCTAATTAAATTATTCAATATGATTATGTTTTCCAAAATCTTAAAGAGAAAATTCTCATAATAAGCATTCTTTGAGTTAGCCTTAATGTAGTAAATCTATTATTTATATAAATTTTGTAAATGTCATCTTCAATAAAAGAAATTAGGAATGTTGCAATTATAGCCCACGTAGATCATGGTAAGACAACTCTAGTGGATGCCTTGTTATCGCAATCAGGAATATTTAGAGATAATGAAGTTATTCCTACATGTGTAATGGATTCAAATGATTTAGAAAGAGAAAGAGGAATAACCATACTCTCAAAAAATACTGCAGTTAACTATAAAAACACCAGAATTAACATTATAGATACACCTGGTCATGCTGATTTTGGAGGCGAAGTCGAGAGGGTTTTGGGAATGGTTGATGGTTGTTTACTTATTGTTGATGCAAATGAGGGCCCAATGCCACAAACAAGATTTGTCTTAAAAAAAGCATTAGAAAAAGGCCTAAGGCCTATAGTTTTTGTAAACAAAATTGATAGACCAAGAGTAGTACCAGAAATAGCAATTGATAAGGTTCTTGATTTGTTTTTAGAATTGGGAGCTGATGATGATCAATGTGATTTTCCTTATCTTTTTGGAAGCGGCCTATCTGGTTTCGCGAAAGAAGATATGGAATCTAATAGTGACAATATGATGCCCCTATTTGAAGCTATTCTCAGACATGTTCCACCTCCAGTAGGCGACTCAAATAAACCTCTTCAACTACAAATTACTACTTTGGACTATTCTGATTTCTTGGGTAGGATTGTAATAGGAAAGATTCATAATGGAACCATAAAAAATGGTCAACAAACTTGTTTGATTAAAGAAAATGGAAAAACTATTAAGGGCAAGGTTAGTAAACTATTAGGATTCGAAGGATTACAAAGAATTGACATAAATGAAGCATTCGCAGGTGATATTGTTGCTGTTTCTGGTTTCGATGACGTCAATATTGGTGAGACCATCGCATGTCCCGATTCTCCTCATCCTCTTCCATTAATCAAAGTTGATGAACCTACTTTAAATATGACTTTTGTTGTCAATGATTCCCCATTTGCTGGTAAAGAAGGGAAATTTGTTACTAGTAGACAATTAAAAAATAGATTGGAGAGGGAACTTTTAACAAATGTTGCCCTAAGGGTCGAAGAAACTGAATCTCCCGACAGGTTCTCAGTTTCAGGAAGAGGTGAATTACATTTAGGTATTTTGATTGAAACCATGAGAAGAGAGGGGTTTGAGTTCCAAATCTCACAACCTCAAGTAATTTTTAGAGAAATTGATAATGTTGAATGTGAGCCTATAGAGACTTTGGTTCTAGATGTACCTGAAGTGTCTGTTGGTTCATGCATAGAGAAACTTGGATCGAGAAAGGCAGAGATGAAAAACATGCAGACAAGTTCAGATGGGAGAACCCAATTAGAATTCCTTGTGCCATCTAGAGGACTAATTGGATTTCGTGGTGAATTTGTTAGGATAACTAGAGGTGAAGGTATCATGAGTCACTCTTTTTATGAATATAAACCTAAGACAGGAGATTTTGAAACAAGGAGAAATGGAGTTCTTATAGCTTTTGAGGAAGGTGTGGCCACATTTTATGCATTAAAGAATGCTGAAGATAGGGGGGTTTATTTTATTAAACCAGGAGTTAAAGTTTATAAGGGAATGATAATTGGAGAGAATAATCGACCTCAAGATCTTGAGTTGAATATATGTAAAACTAAGCAGTTGACTAATATGAGGTCTGCAGGGGCAGAGGAACTTGATACTTTGCAGTCACCTGTTGATATTACCCTTGAGAGAGCACTTGAATATATCGGTCCTGATGAAATGCTAGAGGTAACACCTGATTCAATAAGAATGAGAAAAATAAATAAGAAGAAAAAATATTAATAATTAATTTGATGAATGAAGAAAGTACAAAAAGTTTTAATGATTCCCTTTTTACTGCTTTAAATCTTTTTAACAATCATGAATGGTATGAGGCTCATGACGCTTTTGAAGAAATTTGGAATTCTGTTCAAGGTGACGAAAGACAAGTCATCCAAGGAATTTTGCAAGTATCCGTATCGCAGTTTCACTTAAGTAAGGGTAATTTAAATGGAGCTACTATTTTGCTTGGAGAAGGTTTAGGTAGGATAAAAACTAGAACCAAGATTAATTTAGGTATTGATCTTGAATCTTTCTGCAGATGTTTGGAAGATTTATTGAGGAAATTACAATATAAAGAGATCTTAAATGAGGACGATAAGCCTTTTTTGAAACCTCTTTGATGAATATGAATATATCTTTCTCTTTATTTGAATTATTATTTTTTATCTCAATTTCTTTTCATGAAAACAAGATAGCTAAACGATTTCAAGGAAGATGAACTTAAAAATTCAAAATGTATCACTTTCAATTAAGGGAAGATTAATCGTAAATGATGTTTCCATAACTGTAAATCCAGGAGAAGTTGTAGGTTTGATGGGACCTAATGGTGCAGGTAAAACTACCACTTTTAATCTTGCAGTTGGGAATATAAAACCTGATAAGGGTGAAGTTTTCATGAATGGTAAAAATATAACTAATCTTTCTCTCCCAATTAGATCAAGACTTGGTTTGGGTTATTTGACTCAGGAGGCGAGTATATTTAGAGACCTAACTGTTAAGGAAAATATAGATTTAGCTTTGGCGAATTCATCTTATAGTCGAGCGGTAATTAGAAATAGAAGAGAACAATTAATTAATGAATTTAATTTGAATAATTTTGTAGATAATTATGGCTATCAGCTTTCAGGGGGAGAGAGAAGGAGGTGTGAGATAGCTAGAGCGCTCACTGTAGGCAAAAAAGGACCTAAGTATTTATTACTAGACGAACCCTTTGCTGGAATCGATCCTCTAGCTGTTAATGATTTAAAGAAACTAATTCTTAAATTAAGTGGTGACGGGGTAGGAATTCTTATTACAGACCATAATGTGAGGGAAACCCTTTTAATTACCAACAAGTCATATGTATTAAGTGA
This window of the Prochlorococcus sp. MIT 1314 genome carries:
- the recG gene encoding ATP-dependent DNA helicase RecG; amino-acid sequence: MTISGNNNNKLIKDWIRPLQKSLTIETENKFINTLGREKYFNDYLHESLKKLDNLNLSDEYLRIFNEFSIKYNEYNKLDENQRKRLIIDTRKNLYKLGKTLEIESSNNISNKVFLNKADSNLSFDSDISLIKNVGKVYKNKLNELGIFHIKDLINYFPRTYLDYTNRVKIINLKPDNLYTCIANIKRFYIHKSKKNSNLSIMNFVVSDETSSIKVTKFFLGRRFRSYSFFESQKSLYKTGTKLAISGRVKLTDYGKTFVDPQIEILKDNNENFNFSGKILPLYSLGEALSNMSFIKLMKKVLIYAKQYPEILNKKQLDSLSLLSKGESLINIHFPPNQQALIESKKRLVFDELFLLQIKFLLRKRKTKKNVSVQQLTQKKSLLKEFLNSFPFELTKSQVNVLNEIKKDLSNPVPMSRLLQGDVGSGKTIIAIASLLIVIEKNLQGAFMVPTEVLAEQHYKNLLKYLNPLLVSVELLTGNTPQKKRKEILSNLNNGLVDILVGTHALFEDKVIFNSLGMVVIDEQHRFGVTQRNRLLNKGENTNLLSMTATPIPRTLALSIYGDLDVSQITELPPGRVPITTKIISEDDLTTLFKIVEDEITKGRQAYVILPLIEDSEKMNLSSAKKTFKYLSEKVFLKNKVGLLHGKLTSEEKNAVINSFLKNEINILVSTTVIEVGIDVPNATIMIIYNSERFGLSQLHQLRGRVGRGSTKSFCYLVTSNKNGLENKRLCVLQKSNDGFYIAEKDLELRGPGQILGYRQSGLPDFVLDNLPNNKFLIEKAREEAIKIVSNDPFLEENIVLRNILIDNSENKFIHDFLN
- the typA gene encoding translational GTPase TypA; this translates as MSSSIKEIRNVAIIAHVDHGKTTLVDALLSQSGIFRDNEVIPTCVMDSNDLERERGITILSKNTAVNYKNTRINIIDTPGHADFGGEVERVLGMVDGCLLIVDANEGPMPQTRFVLKKALEKGLRPIVFVNKIDRPRVVPEIAIDKVLDLFLELGADDDQCDFPYLFGSGLSGFAKEDMESNSDNMMPLFEAILRHVPPPVGDSNKPLQLQITTLDYSDFLGRIVIGKIHNGTIKNGQQTCLIKENGKTIKGKVSKLLGFEGLQRIDINEAFAGDIVAVSGFDDVNIGETIACPDSPHPLPLIKVDEPTLNMTFVVNDSPFAGKEGKFVTSRQLKNRLERELLTNVALRVEETESPDRFSVSGRGELHLGILIETMRREGFEFQISQPQVIFREIDNVECEPIETLVLDVPEVSVGSCIEKLGSRKAEMKNMQTSSDGRTQLEFLVPSRGLIGFRGEFVRITRGEGIMSHSFYEYKPKTGDFETRRNGVLIAFEEGVATFYALKNAEDRGVYFIKPGVKVYKGMIIGENNRPQDLELNICKTKQLTNMRSAGAEELDTLQSPVDITLERALEYIGPDEMLEVTPDSIRMRKINKKKKY
- a CDS encoding M15 family metallopeptidase, producing the protein MEQKKDLNQFDIPFAKRTYLNTSNSTLLKKFIIFSPFLFLLFSLTLLRLIRDIELEPLINLNFKIERNHEHRILGHLPYKEISKDKLVLIEPNIEVHVDMRDSLLNMREEARKNGIYLVFLSGYRSINLQNDIFYSLKSIRNQEAAERARVSAPPGYSEHSTGFAIDIGDATRRETDFETEFENTDAFRWLIKNAAKYHFKLSFNKNNQYIDYEPWHWRYEGSIEALKVFESSNRKL
- the chlP gene encoding geranylgeranyl reductase, producing the protein MLRVAVIGGGPSGSCAAEILAKSGIQTWLFERKLDNAKPCGGAIPLCMVEEFDLPESIIDRKVRHMRMISPSNREVDISLDKVYGKSDNEFIGMCRREVMDAFMRNRAADLGATLINGLVTSIDTGNNNQGPYKLIYSDYSSGDKKGELKELTVDLLIGADGANSRVAKAMDAGDYKVAIAFQERIKLPKEEMSYYEDLAEMYVGTDVSPDFYGWVFPKYDHVAVGTGTMQENQSLIKGLQEGVRNRAKKRLVNGEVIKVEAHPIPEHPRPRRVVGRMALVGDAAGYVTKSSGEGIYFAAKSGRMCAEEIVEASKNGEIIPSENDLKNYLKKWDKKYGATYKVLEILQNIFYRNDSAREAFVEMCDDMDVQRLTFDSYLYKKVVAMKPIQQIKLTLLTLGSILRGKALAPLNYKPVDSAVREEKEVEKMLKNYSIKGGIKVKRSKV
- a CDS encoding M15 family metallopeptidase, which encodes MKIWNEIPIKENGDKLIAIPSYLNFFDPHPYSHLGAPYKDKTSIWKLRKEVVNRLVKVNDYLKLKTSFYLLIYDSWRPLEVQEFMFKRSFLLECKKLDIDASIKNMKSYPSILKKVEKFWAYPSCDPMCPPPHSTGGALDVCLSDKFGNPVEMGSKVDQMDLTSNPYFYENKKNEKAVIWNARRNLLREIMTKFGFAQHPNEWWHFSYGDQLWAWKNKKANAIYGKI
- a CDS encoding DUF309 domain-containing protein, with protein sequence MNEESTKSFNDSLFTALNLFNNHEWYEAHDAFEEIWNSVQGDERQVIQGILQVSVSQFHLSKGNLNGATILLGEGLGRIKTRTKINLGIDLESFCRCLEDLLRKLQYKEILNEDDKPFLKPL
- the glyS gene encoding glycine--tRNA ligase subunit beta translates to MSKYLLEIGTEELPAKFSHSVLDQFKSLIEFELDKKLIKYNNVVVSSTPRRIVLLIEGLIDYAEDKTIVRKGPKADSAFFNGSPTNAALGFANSLGIEVGELEIKNTEKGDFVFGMKIEKGESTRTSLSSIIPKVIKSLQGPRFMKWGEGNIKFSRPIRWIASLYNDEILDFVFDECDPKIQISNKSKSHRLINEVFEVRNPYNYFELMKQYRVLVKRNERKEKISSLINNEAKFLNVNPDLSEELLNELTDLVEWPELIVGKFSEEFLELPVEVLSTVMKSHQRYVPLLLKNNTFSKLDLSSEKNISTNFFVISNGLEESNDNIAKGNEKVLRARFSDAKFFVASDKKVSSIERNEKLKSVSYLKGLGNILQRVERIVEVTKKILLFLNDKSLEEIKIIEAAKYCKNDLSSEIVYEFPELQGIMGGKYLKNEGFNDDVCLAVAEHYLPSFYKDALPSTKYGAIVSIADKIETLISIFISGKRPSGSSDPYALRRNLNGVIKIIWDYELYLPLDNLFNELIEFWGISFPNLNFSKEEVLNDLNEFLFQRIGSHLEELSLSKELIKAVCYSGEFSKKRILNLVDLKNRIKALVIFKEKETFVEIQRVITRVSKLSNSSNLPSDVFSIGDYIDTKLFEKDCELKLFEFIRELEKLFSKDYCNYLKLLNLFEININTIEDFFDNEKGVLVMSEDTKIRNNRLNLLSLIRNYSLKIADFTLLNV
- a CDS encoding NADPH-dependent assimilatory sulfite reductase hemoprotein subunit; translation: MIKVEKVKKKKNSTKEETVCLANGLEVSKFEKFKESSKFLKEPLATELVNKNDHFTNDAVQLLKFHGSYQQDNRENRKPGKSKDWQMMLRLRSPGGEIPGKLFLALDELSDKLGNGSLRATTRQAFQMHGIRKENLKEVIQTIINSMGSTLAACGDINRNVMAPAAPFDSPDYIIARALAKKVADLLTPLAGQGTFLELWADGDLEYTIKPDKEIEAIRRLQFKDNVFSGIKDEPLYGSTYLPRKFKCAVTVPGDNSVDLLTNDIGIVAFTSKDGNLEGCNFYVGGGMGRTHNNEETFARIADPLGYVKEQDIYELIQSIVAIQRDYGDRKSRKNSRMKYLLHRKGIKWFKKLLIEKYFKKEIKKIRKEPNQILVDYLGWHKQNKSSYFVGLPLLSGRLSGEKKNTITTIVKKYNLDLRLTPNQDILLCNIPNKNKSEIKKILSKIGYNNLDKINEIQRHALACPALPLCGLAMTEAERILPDVLKRIEKLLVDLKIEKTILFRMTGCPNGCTRPYMAELALVGSGQNKYQLWLGGSKNLQRLAKPYLQRMELNDLEKTLQPLFNHWKSSLDLDFGDFINTQDENSILNLLNKIN